In Deltaproteobacteria bacterium, a single window of DNA contains:
- a CDS encoding AbrB/MazE/SpoVT family DNA-binding domain-containing protein encodes MPRIGTTKMSSKGQVVIPEDIRNQLKLKTGDQFVVVGDKDTVVLKAISPPPVDEFEYLLKYARQQARKVGLKRSDIKKAVAKVRGKN; translated from the coding sequence ATGCCAAGAATTGGAACTACCAAAATGTCTTCAAAAGGGCAGGTCGTAATACCAGAAGATATCAGGAACCAATTGAAGCTCAAAACTGGCGATCAATTTGTCGTTGTTGGAGATAAAGACACGGTGGTTTTAAAGGCCATCTCACCACCACCCGTGGACGAATTCGAGTATTTATTGAAATATGCTCGTCAGCAAGCAAGAAAAGTGGGGCTGAAACGCTCAGATATTAAAAAGGCTGTTGCTAAGGTTCGGGGAAAGAATTGA
- a CDS encoding saccharopine dehydrogenase NADP-binding domain-containing protein has protein sequence MKAIVLGGCGAVGSNAVKTLVKTETFAEVVIGDFNEGKASEMVAQLGGKLSFVKMDATDRASIATAIDGCDLVVNCVGPFYSTVENILATVIEAGIDYVDVCDDPDVTLKILELDRKAKDAGILALIGMGASPGITNLLGKLIAEDFLDETNSIDIFHTHGGESIEGEGVIGHRFHCMSIDIPMYLDGELKYVKYFEKDGMALRQLFDFPVIGKNIPVFPYPHPEQLTMPEYIKLKQVTNKGSVLPIPYYELTSELCRMGFADDEPLMVKGHTVKPYDFAVAYIIRERKRILEETGFGSQRGAMSVVVKGSKGDKPQEYRVHIVSSDKALGEGTGIPAAVGAILLGQGKLSGKGVLPPEACVDPKEFIEVVKPLMDMTEQADGKVADSSIIFEHVDETGNVTVLDF, from the coding sequence ATGAAAGCGATCGTACTTGGCGGTTGCGGGGCCGTCGGCAGCAATGCCGTTAAAACCCTGGTGAAGACGGAGACCTTTGCGGAGGTGGTTATCGGAGATTTCAACGAGGGAAAAGCCTCAGAAATGGTCGCCCAGTTAGGCGGTAAACTGTCCTTCGTCAAAATGGATGCCACCGACAGGGCCAGCATCGCAACGGCTATCGATGGTTGTGACTTGGTTGTGAATTGTGTCGGCCCATTTTACAGCACCGTTGAAAATATTCTTGCGACGGTTATCGAAGCGGGCATCGATTATGTGGATGTGTGTGATGATCCCGATGTGACGCTCAAGATTCTGGAACTAGACAGGAAGGCCAAGGACGCAGGTATTCTGGCCTTGATCGGCATGGGGGCGTCTCCCGGCATCACCAACCTTTTGGGCAAACTGATCGCCGAAGATTTCCTGGACGAAACCAATTCTATCGACATTTTTCACACCCACGGCGGAGAGTCCATCGAAGGGGAAGGCGTCATCGGGCACCGTTTCCACTGCATGAGCATCGACATTCCCATGTATCTGGACGGGGAGCTGAAATACGTAAAGTATTTCGAAAAGGACGGCATGGCCCTGCGGCAGCTGTTCGACTTTCCGGTGATCGGCAAAAATATACCGGTGTTTCCCTATCCCCACCCGGAGCAATTGACCATGCCGGAGTATATCAAGCTCAAACAGGTTACCAACAAAGGATCCGTCCTGCCCATTCCTTATTACGAGCTGACCTCGGAATTATGTCGCATGGGTTTTGCGGACGATGAACCGCTGATGGTCAAGGGGCATACGGTGAAACCTTACGACTTTGCCGTTGCCTATATCATTCGGGAACGCAAGCGCATTCTCGAAGAGACGGGGTTCGGTTCCCAGCGGGGCGCCATGAGCGTGGTCGTCAAGGGAAGCAAAGGTGACAAACCACAGGAATACAGAGTGCATATAGTTTCGTCGGATAAGGCGCTGGGCGAGGGCACCGGCATTCCGGCCGCCGTGGGGGCCATCCTGCTGGGTCAGGGGAAATTGTCCGGCAAGGGTGTTCTACCGCCGGAGGCCTGTGTCGATCCCAAGGAATTCATCGAGGTGGTCAAGCCACTGATGGACATGACCGAGCAGGCCGACGGCAAAGTAGCCGACAGCAGCATCATTTTCGAGCATGTGGATGAGACGGGCAACGTTACAGTACTCGATTTTTAG
- a CDS encoding trimethylamine methyltransferase family protein: protein MIRSSSGGIDTVRFLKDSDMQKIHEQALYLLENTGIGIEHQVGMEMLENTGAVVDYDKKTARFSASLVEKCLASVPRKITLAGRNPERDLILEPGGTIRTRNTGGMTQIHDLETGEIRESVLSDTADFARLLDGLDNIDFIAPLYAADVPLEILELQVLETMMCNTDKHINIRALDKRTFPYLIKMGEIVAGGKEALKKRPVISILEAPISPLVFPDVFVDSLLLGGEAGIPIEICSMPNVGGTGPITLAGSLLLSTVEHLATIVISQTGCPGAPLVWASRFPALDMKTGNTGMLTEGALVSAAAAQLASEHYNLICDLHGPATNAVNPEGESVFEECIGAFVTGFAGRPAVLCGAGGMELGIATSFEQLVISNEIYAVFRRVLEGFVVNDDTLGMDAIAQAGIGGNYLGEQHTLDHLRSERLNSDLLKPKTRAKWLEEGSKSLVDLAREKARAILAEHKPARLDDATLASLKALVKKAQNEFTG, encoded by the coding sequence ATGATAAGATCAAGCAGCGGTGGGATAGACACTGTCCGGTTTTTAAAGGACAGTGACATGCAGAAGATTCATGAGCAGGCGCTATACCTGTTGGAGAATACCGGCATCGGCATCGAGCACCAGGTAGGCATGGAGATGCTCGAAAATACCGGCGCTGTTGTGGATTACGACAAGAAAACAGCCCGCTTTTCAGCGTCGCTGGTGGAAAAGTGCCTGGCATCCGTACCCCGTAAAATCACCCTGGCCGGCAGAAATCCGGAGCGAGACCTGATCCTGGAACCAGGCGGCACCATTCGGACCCGCAATACCGGCGGGATGACCCAGATACACGACCTTGAAACCGGGGAAATCAGAGAATCCGTTCTTTCTGACACGGCCGACTTTGCCAGGCTCTTGGACGGACTGGACAACATCGATTTCATTGCGCCTCTATATGCGGCCGACGTGCCCCTTGAAATCCTGGAGCTCCAGGTGCTGGAAACCATGATGTGCAATACGGACAAGCATATCAACATCCGGGCTCTAGACAAAAGGACCTTTCCCTATCTTATCAAGATGGGCGAGATCGTGGCCGGCGGTAAGGAAGCTTTGAAAAAGCGACCGGTCATCAGCATTCTCGAAGCACCCATTTCCCCGCTGGTATTCCCCGATGTTTTTGTTGATTCGCTCCTTTTAGGCGGGGAGGCCGGAATACCAATCGAAATCTGTTCTATGCCCAACGTGGGCGGAACCGGACCGATTACCCTGGCGGGATCGCTGCTGCTATCGACGGTCGAACACCTGGCGACCATTGTCATTTCACAGACGGGTTGTCCGGGGGCGCCCCTAGTCTGGGCATCGCGCTTCCCGGCCCTGGACATGAAGACCGGCAACACTGGCATGCTCACGGAGGGTGCCCTGGTGTCGGCGGCGGCCGCCCAGTTGGCATCGGAACACTACAACCTAATCTGCGACCTGCACGGCCCGGCCACCAATGCTGTCAACCCGGAAGGCGAGTCCGTCTTCGAAGAGTGCATCGGTGCGTTCGTGACGGGCTTTGCTGGGCGCCCGGCCGTTCTGTGCGGTGCAGGCGGGATGGAGCTGGGCATTGCCACCAGCTTCGAGCAGCTGGTCATCTCCAATGAGATTTATGCGGTGTTCCGCAGAGTACTGGAAGGATTTGTTGTCAATGACGATACGCTGGGCATGGATGCCATCGCTCAGGCGGGGATCGGTGGCAATTACCTGGGAGAACAGCACACCCTCGACCACCTGCGCAGCGAACGGTTGAATTCCGACCTGCTGAAACCGAAAACAAGGGCCAAGTGGCTCGAAGAGGGCTCTAAAAGCCTGGTTGACCTGGCCCGTGAAAAAGCACGCGCCATCCTGGCGGAGCACAAACCGGCGCGCCTGGACGACGCCACCCTGGCAAGCCTCAAAGCACTTGTCAAGAAGGCACAAAATGAATTCACCGGCTAA
- a CDS encoding FAD-binding oxidoreductase — protein sequence MGKQDDFYPDWTTRAPEKGTYRSIFKWGAPDRFKHPNAGFYSLLKDELGLTDADFQEKRNQGNGRVQCDIPISLNTDQVQHFKQIVGEDNVAMDDYSRVKYSHGKTAEEIMKLRREIVGDLADLVVQPRNKRDVRDIISYCHAQKIALYARGGGSSVTMGFKCTRGGICLDLSRYMNKVLELNETNHTATVESGILGPQYEHALNHAPAQMRAKRRYTCGHFPQSFEYSSVGGWIAALGSGQQSTYYGDMYDLVVSQEYVTPVGEFKTLDFPATATGPKVNDIMKGSEGAFGVLVSATLKIFRYMPENRQRFAFVFPDWQAAVDGTREVCQGEFGMPSVFRISDPEETEIALRLYGIEGTVIDKGIVLRGYKPGKRCILVGQAEGALSYAKNVKKNIKKVCRAHKAMYIGGYPMKNWEHGRYADPYMREDLDDYGVMVDTLESSVAWDNLHRLYEGVREYIKSREHTVCMTHASHFYPQGTNLYFIFISRMEDIEDYRQFQSGIIERIAAYGGSLSHHHGVGKMIGPWMTKHLGDQQMNVLRAVKNHFDPHGIMNPGGTLGL from the coding sequence GTGGGCAAACAAGATGACTTTTACCCGGACTGGACGACCAGGGCCCCTGAAAAAGGCACCTACCGGTCCATATTCAAATGGGGTGCTCCTGATCGCTTCAAACACCCCAATGCAGGTTTTTACAGTCTTTTAAAAGACGAACTCGGGTTGACGGATGCCGACTTTCAAGAGAAGCGCAACCAGGGAAATGGCCGGGTGCAATGCGACATCCCCATAAGCCTGAACACGGATCAGGTTCAACACTTCAAACAGATTGTCGGCGAAGACAACGTTGCCATGGACGACTACTCCAGGGTGAAATACTCACATGGTAAAACCGCCGAGGAGATCATGAAACTGCGGCGGGAGATCGTCGGCGATTTGGCCGACCTGGTGGTGCAACCCAGGAACAAGAGGGATGTCCGGGATATCATCTCTTATTGCCATGCTCAGAAAATAGCACTGTATGCCCGGGGGGGCGGCTCCTCGGTCACCATGGGGTTCAAGTGCACCCGGGGCGGCATCTGCCTGGATTTGAGCAGGTACATGAACAAGGTTTTGGAACTGAACGAGACCAACCACACGGCCACGGTCGAATCGGGCATCCTTGGCCCCCAATACGAACACGCGCTCAATCATGCGCCGGCCCAAATGAGGGCCAAAAGGCGCTATACCTGCGGGCATTTCCCCCAGTCCTTCGAGTATTCCTCCGTCGGGGGCTGGATTGCCGCCCTGGGTTCCGGACAGCAGTCCACTTATTACGGCGACATGTATGACCTTGTCGTCAGCCAGGAATATGTCACCCCGGTGGGTGAATTCAAAACTCTGGATTTCCCGGCCACAGCCACCGGCCCCAAGGTGAACGACATCATGAAGGGCAGCGAGGGGGCTTTCGGGGTTCTGGTGAGCGCGACACTGAAAATATTCAGGTACATGCCGGAAAACCGGCAGCGTTTCGCCTTTGTGTTTCCCGATTGGCAAGCGGCCGTTGACGGCACAAGGGAAGTCTGCCAGGGGGAATTTGGGATGCCCTCGGTGTTCAGGATTTCCGACCCGGAAGAGACGGAGATCGCCCTGCGTTTGTACGGGATCGAGGGCACGGTCATAGACAAGGGCATCGTGCTACGCGGATACAAACCGGGCAAACGGTGCATCCTGGTGGGTCAGGCCGAAGGGGCCCTTTCCTATGCGAAAAATGTAAAAAAGAACATCAAGAAGGTGTGCCGGGCCCACAAGGCCATGTACATCGGCGGTTACCCCATGAAAAACTGGGAACACGGCAGGTATGCCGATCCTTACATGCGCGAGGATCTGGACGACTACGGCGTTATGGTCGACACACTTGAGTCGAGTGTCGCTTGGGACAATCTCCACCGCCTGTATGAGGGTGTCAGGGAGTATATTAAATCCAGGGAGCATACGGTTTGCATGACCCATGCCTCCCATTTCTATCCCCAGGGGACGAACCTATATTTTATCTTCATTTCTCGCATGGAAGACATAGAGGATTACCGGCAGTTCCAAAGCGGCATTATCGAACGCATAGCGGCATACGGCGGATCCCTGAGCCACCATCACGGTGTGGGCAAGATGATCGGTCCCTGGATGACAAAACACCTGGGGGATCAGCAGATGAATGTTCTGAGGGCTGTTAAAAACCATTTCGACCCTCACGGCATCATGAATCCGGGGGGCACCTTGGGGCTATGA
- a CDS encoding putative toxin-antitoxin system toxin component, PIN family yields MRIVLDTNVFISGVFFSGPPYDILKAWIDERIQIVISSEILQEYQRVGEELQYRYPEIKIIPILKSFSKNAILISAPSLPHQVCVDPDDDKFLACAVAGNAELIISGDRHLLDINDFQSIKIIKPRMFLDEYL; encoded by the coding sequence TTGAGAATCGTTCTCGATACCAATGTTTTTATATCTGGTGTATTCTTCAGTGGGCCTCCTTATGATATTCTAAAGGCCTGGATAGATGAACGAATTCAGATAGTAATATCATCTGAGATTTTACAAGAATATCAGCGCGTCGGTGAAGAACTCCAGTACCGATATCCTGAAATTAAAATAATACCCATCCTCAAGTCTTTTTCAAAAAATGCGATATTGATTTCAGCCCCTAGTTTGCCTCACCAGGTTTGTGTGGACCCTGATGATGATAAATTTCTTGCATGTGCCGTTGCAGGTAATGCAGAATTGATTATCAGTGGAGACAGGCATTTATTAGATATAAATGATTTTCAGAGTATCAAAATTATCAAACCCCGAATGTTTCTAGACGAATACCTATAA
- a CDS encoding XRE family transcriptional regulator, which translates to MDPFSVAKAIKNLRKEKGYSLNRLASLSGLSKGYLSKIENGINVPTITTMARIATALEVEVTFFFMQQGASSRNRKMVIVRSDERKEINIKSPESVVRKRWPLASQKYDRHMHPYIIEVPVEPTNLYQFEGQEFYYMLDGSIEMTYDGETFVFDEGDSVYIDCDLPYSGRSMGPGPARVLVVVYHMGPKENKA; encoded by the coding sequence ATGGATCCGTTCAGCGTCGCCAAGGCGATTAAAAATCTCAGGAAGGAAAAGGGCTATAGTCTCAACAGGCTGGCCTCACTGTCCGGCCTCTCGAAAGGATATCTATCCAAAATCGAAAACGGCATCAATGTCCCCACTATTACCACCATGGCCAGAATTGCCACCGCCCTGGAAGTGGAGGTGACCTTTTTTTTTATGCAGCAAGGGGCAAGCAGCCGGAACCGGAAGATGGTGATTGTCCGCAGTGACGAAAGAAAGGAAATCAACATCAAGAGTCCGGAAAGCGTCGTTAGAAAACGGTGGCCGCTTGCAAGTCAGAAATATGACCGGCATATGCATCCATATATCATCGAAGTGCCGGTCGAGCCGACTAATCTGTATCAGTTCGAAGGCCAGGAGTTTTATTACATGCTCGATGGCAGTATTGAAATGACCTATGACGGGGAAACGTTTGTTTTCGATGAGGGTGATTCCGTGTACATCGATTGCGACCTTCCATATTCCGGACGGAGTATGGGGCCGGGGCCTGCCAGGGTGCTTGTGGTAGTCTACCATATGGGGCCCAAAGAAAATAAGGCATAA